GGATCGGGCTGGCCTCCGGGGGGATCGGGGCTGGGCCGCTGGGCGGATCGGGCTGACCCGAGCGGGCCGGACTGGGCTGCCCGGGCCGGGCTGACCGCCCGGGCCGTGCTGAGCTGCTGGCGGATGGAGGCTGGGGGCGGGCGGACCGGGACTGGGCAGCGGCGGGCCGGGGGCCGGCGGGTGCCGACCCCCGGCTGGGGAGGTGTGACGGGTTCAGCCGACGGTGACCGGAGCCGGCCAGCTGTCCTGGAAGACCTGGCTGCCCTGGGCGCCGAAGCCGCCGAAGTTCCGGTCGACCTGCGCCGCCTCGGTCGTGTACGGGTACGGGTTGGTGCAGCCGGTGCCGGCGCTGCCGCCGGACATGAGCAGGTGGCACTGCCCGTTGTAGTTGTCGGGCAGGCCGAGGATGTGCCCGATCTCGTGCGTCATGATCCGCAGCGGGGCGTACTGCTGGGCCTGGTAGACGTCGATCACGACGTAGCCGTTGCCCAGGCTGTACCGGACGGCGTAGGAGCCGCCCCCGTAGGTGTAGTAGATCATCAGGTTCGAGCCGCACTTCGCCATGTCCACGTTGTTGGTGTACGCGTTCCAGATCCCGGCGGCCTGGTCGGCGATGCCCGCGTACGGGCCGGCCTGGCTGGTGTTGTAGCAGACGACGGCGTTGACGCCCTCGGCGGCGGCGGGGGCGGGGTTGGCCAGGCCGAGGCTCAGCACGGTGGCCACACCGGCGACGAGGGTGGCGAAGCGGCGGCCGATCCTTCGTGGGGACACGGGTCACACTCCGTTCGTGTGGGTGGAAACGGGGGTGAACGAATCCTAGATATGCATAGCCATCGATATCAATCTGCCCGTTTTGATGTTGATCAGATATAATGCAGCCTGATGTCGTGATCATGGCTTTCCTGGCGATCTTCCCGCCCCGACCGTCGTCAGGCGACGGGTGGAAATGGGCCGGGTGTCCCCGGGGTCGAACCGATACGATGGAGGCAACGTCCGTACGCCGTGCCAGCAGGGCCGGTGTCGAGAGCGAGAGCAGGTGGCGCAGGGCCCCTCGGCCCGACCTATGACCGGCACCCCACCTCCGGGCACCTCCCGGGCGCAGACCAGGATCACCGTTCCCGATCCCAAGATCATGGTCAACCTCCTCGGCGCGGGCGACGAGATCCTGCGGCTCATCGAGCGTTCGGTCCACAGCGACGTACACGTGCGCGGCAACGAGATCACCATCACCGGTGCGCCCGCGGACAACGCCCTCGCCGAGCGCCTCTTCGGTGAGCTGATCGAGCTGATCGAGAAAGGCGAGACACTGACCACTGACGCCGTCCGGCGTACCGTCGGCATGCTCGAGCAGGGCGGCACGGAGCGGCCCGCCGAGGTCCTGACGCTGAACATCCTCTCCCGGCGCGGGCGCACCATCCGCCCCAAGACGCTCGGGCAGAAGCGCTACGTCGACGCGATCGACGTACACACCATCGTCTTCGGCATCGGTCCCGCCGGCACCGGCAAGACCTACCTGGCGATGGCCAAGGCCGTGCAGGCGTTGCAGGCCAAGCAGGTCAACCGGATCATCCTCACCCGGCCGGCGGTCGAGGCGGGGGAGCGGCTGGGCTTCCTGCCCGGCACCCTCAACGAGAAGATCGACCCGTACCTGCGCCCGCTCTACGACGCGCTGCACGACATGCTCGACCCGGAGTCCATCCCGAAGCTGATGGCCGCCGGCACGATCGAGGTCGCGCCGCTGGCGTACATGCGTGGCCGGACGCTGAACGACGCCTTCATCATCCTCGACGAGGCGCAGAACACCACGCCCGAGCAGATGAAGATGTTCCTGACCCGACTGGGCTTCGGCTCCAAGATCGTGGTCACCGGCGACATCACCCAGGTCGACCTGCCCGGCGGGACGACCAGCGGCCTGCGTGTCGTCCGGGAGATCCTCTCCGACGTCGAGGACGTGCACTTCGCCCAGCTCTCCAGCTCGGACGTGGTCCGGCACCGGCTGGTGGGGGAGATCGTCGACGCGTACGCCCGCTGGGACGCCGAGCGGGAGAACCAGCAGGCACAGAGCGTGCACGCGGTGCCGGGGCGGACCGCCCAGGGCGGCGGCCGCGCCGGCCGCCGCCGTTAGAGCAGAGGAAAGACGTGTCCATCGAGATCGCCAACGAGTCCGGTGTCACGGTCGACACCGACGCCGTGCTCGCCGTCGCCCGGCACGCCCTCGACGAGATGGGGGTCAACCCTCTCGCCGAGCTCTCCGTGCTCCTGGTCGACATCGACTACATGACCGAGCTGAACCACCGCTGGATGGGCGGCGACGGTCCCACCGACGTGCTGGCCTTCCCGATGGACGAGGGGAGCGTCGACCACGGGCCGGGGGAGAACACCGGTCCGTCCGGTGAGCCGGCCCTGCTCGGCGACATCGTGCTCTGCCCGGAGGTGGCGGCCAAACAGGCGGCCACCGCCGGGCACAGCGCCGCCGACGAGCTGCACCTGCTCACCGTGCACGGGGT
The nucleotide sequence above comes from Micromonospora pallida. Encoded proteins:
- a CDS encoding snapalysin family zinc-dependent metalloprotease, giving the protein MSPRRIGRRFATLVAGVATVLSLGLANPAPAAAEGVNAVVCYNTSQAGPYAGIADQAAGIWNAYTNNVDMAKCGSNLMIYYTYGGGSYAVRYSLGNGYVVIDVYQAQQYAPLRIMTHEIGHILGLPDNYNGQCHLLMSGGSAGTGCTNPYPYTTEAAQVDRNFGGFGAQGSQVFQDSWPAPVTVG
- the ybeY gene encoding rRNA maturation RNase YbeY encodes the protein MSIEIANESGVTVDTDAVLAVARHALDEMGVNPLAELSVLLVDIDYMTELNHRWMGGDGPTDVLAFPMDEGSVDHGPGENTGPSGEPALLGDIVLCPEVAAKQAATAGHSAADELHLLTVHGVLHLLGYDHAEPEEEREMFGLQARLLASWRSTRAT
- a CDS encoding PhoH family protein, with protein sequence MTGTPPPGTSRAQTRITVPDPKIMVNLLGAGDEILRLIERSVHSDVHVRGNEITITGAPADNALAERLFGELIELIEKGETLTTDAVRRTVGMLEQGGTERPAEVLTLNILSRRGRTIRPKTLGQKRYVDAIDVHTIVFGIGPAGTGKTYLAMAKAVQALQAKQVNRIILTRPAVEAGERLGFLPGTLNEKIDPYLRPLYDALHDMLDPESIPKLMAAGTIEVAPLAYMRGRTLNDAFIILDEAQNTTPEQMKMFLTRLGFGSKIVVTGDITQVDLPGGTTSGLRVVREILSDVEDVHFAQLSSSDVVRHRLVGEIVDAYARWDAERENQQAQSVHAVPGRTAQGGGRAGRRR